The Hyphomicrobiales bacterium genomic interval TGGCCGGACCCATTACCTTGGGTCTGTTGCGTTCTATGAAACGCGCGCTGCGCGCCGACCATGCAGAGCCGGTCAACTCGATTCTGCAATCTTCGGTTAAGTTCGGCACCGTTTCCGTCGACGAGGCATACAACGTCTATGGGCACACCAGCCTAGAAGCCGATTTGTCCAATCTGCCGGGGTGGAAGTGGGTGAGGGACTACGGGGATATTTCCAAGGCGCTGCCTGGCGAAGTCGGTTCCTGCGAAGGCTTCCGCTTCATTCTGCGGCCGGAATTCGTGCCGTATGAGGATGCTGGCGCCGCGATTGGTTCGACGGGTTGCGTATCGACCACAGGAACCTTGATCGACGTGTATCCGCTGATCGTGACCGGCGAAAACTCTTGGGGAGATGTTTCCCTGAGAGGCAATTCGTTCGACTACACCAATATCGCTGTCGGCACCAAGTCATCGGCGGACCCGTTCGGCCAGCGGGGTTATGTCGGCGCGATCTGGTGGGATGCTGCGGTTGTGACTAACAACGGCTGGATTGCGATCTGCAACGTCGGCATCTCGACGCTGTCGGCCTAAGGAGATTCTAATGGCTGCTGAAAAGCTTGCTCCACGCATCTCCGCGATGTCCAACTTAAACGATCAGAAGGAATTGCGCCCTGTGCTGGAGGCCATGATCAATGGCATCCGCGCCGTGTTAGCGATTCTCGACGCAGACGCCGGAGTTACCGCAACGAATACGGTGGCGACGTTCGACGCCGCCATCACCAAGACATAAGGAGTCATCATGCTGAACCAACAAAGCTTCACCGGCAACATGTGCATTGGAAAGGCCGGTCTTGCCGCCGGCACTACCACGACGCTTACCAGCGCCAACGCCATCACCTACTCGATCAACAGCGTTGCTTACGCCAAGGCGATCACTTCCAACGAGGCTACGCCGACCACAGATATCGTGACGGGGGCAGCCTTCGTGGCAATTCCGGTCGGTTCTGGCGCTGTATTCACCATCGGCCGCGATTCGGCGGGTGCGCTGAAGGTGGCGCAGAGCAAGATCGTGGTGCTCGACAGCGACGAGGACTTCCCGGCTGCCCCGCCGCAACTGGCCCGACTGCCGAATAGCTACACCACGATCGGCTACGTCAGCGTCAAGGTCGGTACAAGTGGCGCGGCATGGACGTTCGGGGCAAGCAACCTCGCCGGCCCGCCGACGGACGTTGACATCGACTATCAGGATGTCGTGTTCGCGCGGTCCAGCCCCTGGGCGCCGACCTAATCGCAAAAGCAACAGACGCTTTAACCCTCGCGGGCGCCTTCGGGTGCCCGCATTCTTTTGGAGATTCAGTATGGCTCGTATTAAACGCTCTTATGACGCAGGTGGAATGCAAATCGGGCAGGACGGGGAAACCGTAATCCCTGCGTTCGAGGATCCCGCCCCTATTGAGGTTGAGCCGGTCGACGGCCCGCGTAACAAGAAGTGGCTGGACGACATGGCGATGATGGAAGAATTCGTCACGATTCAGATTGACGCCGAAGAAAACGAATGGGCGGAAAACCCTGTTCAGGCCCCGTGTCAGGGGCGGTCCGTGTGGATCATGCGCGGGATTCCGACCATCATCAAGCGCAAGTACCTGGAGTCGTTGTTGCGGGCGAAGCCGATCTCCATGCGCACCAAGATTACCCCAGCGACCGCGACAGCCAACCCGGTCAATAGCGTCGTGAGGCGTACCGGATTGAAGTATCCGATCCATGTGATCGAGGACAGCAACCCCAACGGCTCGGCGTGGTTCCGCCAGGTTATCAACGAGGGCTGACATGTCCGCCATGTCATTCCTGCAACTCGCCCAGCGACTGCGCGAGAAGTGCCGCATCTCCGGCACGGGGCCGTCATCTGTTATTGGACAGACGGGCGAGATGCTGAGGGTGGTCAATTGGATCAATGATGCCTGGCTCGACATTCAAGAGGCTCGACCA includes:
- a CDS encoding N4-gp56 family major capsid protein, which codes for MATGIQVFSTPEQRRGIVLGQILAHAMPKECLSKVGEHYEMPTNQGDTIKMRQYLPYGATVTNPNQFFAHGTGDRGNALAQAHMTQEGVTPPPDSLDKRDVTVVLNQFDILYGHTDKTALLYEDDIPKHQKKQVGERMTLVREMVRYGATRASTNQFYGGSGSSRGTVAGPITLGLLRSMKRALRADHAEPVNSILQSSVKFGTVSVDEAYNVYGHTSLEADLSNLPGWKWVRDYGDISKALPGEVGSCEGFRFILRPEFVPYEDAGAAIGSTGCVSTTGTLIDVYPLIVTGENSWGDVSLRGNSFDYTNIAVGTKSSADPFGQRGYVGAIWWDAAVVTNNGWIAICNVGISTLSA